A single genomic interval of Candidatus Margulisiibacteriota bacterium harbors:
- a CDS encoding radical SAM protein has product MLFDSYGRKINYLRVSVTDKCNYACKYCRPEEGVTLKKHEEILSLEKIHEIVKAYVASGIDKVRITGGEPLVRKNIVYLIQLISSIPGIKDLCMTTNGSLLPHYAYKLKAAGLQRLNISLDTLVPEKFSYLTRGGKLADVIEGIHTAKKARFTTIKINTVVIKDFNENELDDLTQFAKKNGLEIRFIKEMNLKTGQRYIIENANAGQCELCNRLRLTCDGKLKPCLFSDYEVNIGELTMTEALDQAVQNKPKCGTYNSNDCMVQIGG; this is encoded by the coding sequence ATGCTTTTTGACAGCTACGGGCGAAAAATTAATTATCTCAGGGTTTCAGTAACAGATAAATGTAACTACGCCTGCAAATACTGCCGTCCGGAAGAAGGCGTTACGCTAAAAAAACACGAAGAAATACTTTCGCTTGAAAAAATTCACGAGATAGTCAAAGCATACGTTGCATCCGGAATCGACAAAGTAAGGATCACCGGAGGAGAACCACTCGTGAGAAAAAACATTGTTTACCTGATACAGCTTATCAGTTCGATCCCAGGAATTAAAGACCTATGCATGACAACCAACGGCTCTCTCTTACCACACTATGCATACAAGCTAAAAGCCGCAGGCCTTCAGCGGCTAAATATAAGCTTGGACACATTGGTCCCCGAAAAGTTCTCCTATTTGACCAGGGGAGGAAAATTAGCAGATGTCATCGAAGGGATACACACAGCCAAAAAAGCCAGGTTTACCACAATCAAGATTAATACCGTCGTTATCAAAGATTTTAATGAAAACGAACTTGATGACCTGACTCAATTTGCAAAAAAAAATGGGCTGGAAATACGGTTCATTAAAGAAATGAACTTAAAAACGGGGCAACGCTATATCATTGAAAATGCAAATGCCGGACAATGTGAGCTATGCAACAGGCTCAGGCTCACCTGTGATGGGAAACTAAAACCCTGTTTATTCTCAGATTATGAGGTTAATATCGGCGAGCTTACAATGACCGAAGCCCTCGATCAAGCCGTGCAAAACAAACCAAAATGCGGCACGTATAATTCGAATGACTGCATGGTACAAATAGGCGGTTGA
- a CDS encoding chromosome condensation protein CrcB produces the protein MDCPVLNSELYTKYSYRVLVYNLSGVFLVVIKKKLYALRKYLFIGGGGFFGAVARVLLKKLMLVYPLSHFPYVTLFINISGSFFLALFITLALDLWELDSDIRLGVATGFFGAYTTFSAFCKETVDLSIQGAYTFALFYMVNSVVLGLLATYCGILIARKIILIVTKEEIDETL, from the coding sequence CTGGACTGTCCTGTCTTAAACAGTGAATTATATACTAAATACAGCTATAGAGTTCTTGTGTATAATTTAAGTGGAGTGTTTCTGGTGGTTATTAAAAAGAAATTATACGCGTTAAGAAAATATCTGTTTATCGGAGGCGGTGGGTTCTTCGGTGCTGTTGCAAGGGTTTTGCTAAAAAAACTGATGCTTGTTTATCCTTTGAGTCATTTTCCTTATGTTACGCTGTTTATTAATATTTCCGGTAGTTTCTTTCTGGCATTGTTTATTACATTGGCATTAGATTTATGGGAACTTGACTCTGATATACGCCTAGGTGTGGCGACTGGTTTTTTTGGTGCATATACTACCTTTTCTGCATTTTGCAAAGAAACTGTAGATTTATCTATTCAGGGAGCATATACGTTTGCGTTATTCTATATGGTGAATTCTGTGGTACTAGGGCTATTGGCTACGTATTGCGGTATTTTGATCGCTCGAAAAATCATTCTTATTGTGACAAAAGAAGAGATCGATGAGACGTTGTGA
- a CDS encoding fluoride efflux transporter CrcB, with amino-acid sequence MTYLLVGIGGILGSFTRYVLGRFVSEKASSTIPMGTVLVNISGAFFLGVFSASGVSQHWYHLIADGFLGAYTTFSTFMYEGFNLFQDREMLNAFIYIIFSLLFGIIGFALGMMIARYL; translated from the coding sequence ATGACCTATTTATTGGTTGGTATTGGCGGGATATTGGGAAGTTTTACGAGATATGTCCTCGGCAGGTTCGTGTCGGAGAAAGCTTCTTCAACAATTCCGATGGGGACAGTGCTCGTCAATATTTCGGGTGCATTTTTTTTGGGTGTATTTAGCGCAAGCGGTGTAAGTCAGCATTGGTACCATCTTATTGCAGATGGATTTCTTGGTGCATATACTACCTTTTCTACCTTTATGTATGAAGGATTTAATCTTTTTCAGGATCGGGAAATGCTTAATGCTTTTATCTATATTATCTTTTCTCTGCTTTTTGGTATTATCGGTTTTGCTCTGGGTATGATGATTGCTCGATATTTATAA
- a CDS encoding DUF190 domain-containing protein, with protein sequence MDLSGKCKLLTIYINEDAKYDGHNLYHYLVLKLKEMGVAGVTVSRGLESYGKNKRLHTAKILDLSLSLPIIVEVIDTEEQIDRILPIVKSVVNGGLITLTSIEVVQYGK encoded by the coding sequence ATGGATCTGAGTGGAAAATGTAAGCTTTTGACCATTTATATCAATGAAGATGCGAAGTATGACGGACATAATCTTTATCATTATCTGGTATTAAAATTGAAAGAAATGGGAGTTGCTGGCGTTACCGTGAGCAGGGGCCTAGAAAGTTATGGCAAGAATAAGCGGCTGCATACAGCGAAAATCTTGGACTTATCCCTAAGCCTTCCGATAATTGTTGAAGTTATTGATACTGAGGAACAGATCGATCGAATTCTTCCCATTGTGAAATCGGTAGTAAACGGAGGGTTAATTACACTGACAAGCATAGAAGTTGTGCAATACGGAAAATAA